The sequence below is a genomic window from Tachysurus vachellii isolate PV-2020 chromosome 2, HZAU_Pvac_v1, whole genome shotgun sequence.
TACTAACGTACTAGCGTGAGTTAGGTTGGCTGTaatgcaataataaaaacaaaggaacTGAGCATGTAGAGTCATCTCTATGTGGCGATCTCTATTTGCTGGTGTGTGAGAGCCATTGACAAGCCCATTGGCTGTGTTGTTCTCCGTACACTCCTCTAGCATCTACTTAATGGTAGGATTGTAAACAGGTTGGGTTTAGGGTTGGGTTGATGATATTGTGAGCTCTCCTGGTGGCCCTGGTGGTGTAAATGTCTTCCAGTGATGTGTAAGCTGCTCCTATGAGAGTTTGAGCAGGTATAAATGTTTAATCAAGAACCTAGTGGTCCTGCATGAGCAGAGCACCAAAAGTGAATATGATGCAACAGGTGGAGATGCTCTTGAAGGTACTGTTTGTAAAGCATTTCTATACATTTTGCCTGTTATGCTAAACTATACCTTAAAGCCTAAGGAAAGCTTCAAATAAATCTTATTATGATACCGTCACACTTGGGTGTTGGGAGTCAGATTCATACAGGGATGTTTATTTACATCAATGATAAATATCTGCTTTCATATGATTTCCTGCATgtaaaaaaatcccaaaacacactgATTATATAACTACATTATATGACTATATGATAACCATGTGTTTTTTAACTGCAGGAGTCCAACTGTTCAGAAATCCCCAAACTACTGTTGAGATACTACGTCTCCCCCATGTATGCCTTGGAGTTTGCCGCTGGCTTCCTGGGTAACATATTTGTGATCCTGGGCTATGTGTTCTGCCTGCCTTCTTGGAAATCTACAAATGTGTACATGTTTAATTTGGCAATTTCAGACTTCATTTGCCTAGGCACTTTACCACTGCTGAGCTACAACTATTCAAACGACCAACAGCTCAGACCTGTTGGCTGTGTGGTTGTTCGCTACATTCTCCATGTTAACTTGTACACCAGTATCGTATTTATGGCGTGGGTGGGTGTGGACCGATCATTACTGGTCTGGTACCCACAAAGAAACCACTTCCTGTTGACCTGGAAGGCCTCCTTGTTTATCAGTTTCCTTAACTGGATTTGGGTGACACTTGAACTTACTCCTTTCTTCGTCTTTATTATCAATGACCTAAAAGAATCCAACTGGTCCAAGTGTAAAGATTTTGCCAGCATGTCCCATCCCACCCAA
It includes:
- the LOC132860126 gene encoding succinate receptor 1-like, translating into MESNCSEIPKLLLRYYVSPMYALEFAAGFLGNIFVILGYVFCLPSWKSTNVYMFNLAISDFICLGTLPLLSYNYSNDQQLRPVGCVVVRYILHVNLYTSIVFMAWVGVDRSLLVWYPQRNHFLLTWKASLFISFLNWIWVTLELTPFFVFIINDLKESNWSKCKDFASMSHPTQVLTYNLLLTTVAYVLPLLTLHLFSSRMVSLLKKREEVLGTSFRKPMSIVKAATVMLLVLYMPFHLMRIVRLASRLPGLGLLQCTQDYIEAAYIITRPIAFAHSVINPVFYVLMTDGFRELLQEKWQQFVRTAKLRRLS